A section of the Dermacoccus nishinomiyaensis genome encodes:
- a CDS encoding UDP-N-acetylmuramoyl-tripeptide--D-alanyl-D-alanine ligase — MIELSLEEIATVTGGRLVGPDARITGPVVTDSRECAAGSLYVARVGEHADGHDFVPAALAVGAAGVLGERAVDGASCVVVDDVELAFAEVARAVVDRAPNLQIVGITGSSGKTSTKDLLGAVLARFAPTIAPYGSLNSEVGVPLTVCRIDEATRYLVAEMGASGVGHIAYLTKIAPPSIGIVLNVGQAHMGEFGSVEAIARTKGELVEALPQDGVAILNVDDSRVRAMASRTQAKVILVGLGEDADYRATDVSIDEDGRPSYHLTCPLGEADVRLALVGEHQVGNSLSVIAAATSLGLALGDVVEAVAGAGAASRWRMEVSEVGGGVTLVNDAYNANPDSMRAALRALAHMGTSRRSIAALGEMRELGEASHDEHTAVGQLAAELGIDRLVVVGAGAQAIAQGARTAGMTADAVTTVDDIDAAHDVLVEQIAPGDVVLFKSSRDSGLRMLGDRLVEESGTPAFPVTEVTS, encoded by the coding sequence GTGATCGAACTATCACTCGAGGAGATCGCGACCGTCACCGGGGGACGCCTGGTCGGCCCCGACGCTCGCATCACCGGTCCCGTCGTCACCGACTCGCGCGAGTGCGCCGCCGGCTCGCTCTACGTCGCGCGCGTCGGTGAGCACGCGGACGGGCACGACTTCGTCCCGGCCGCGCTGGCGGTCGGCGCTGCCGGAGTTCTCGGCGAGCGAGCGGTCGACGGTGCTTCGTGCGTCGTCGTCGACGACGTCGAACTGGCCTTCGCCGAGGTGGCGCGCGCCGTCGTCGACCGTGCACCCAACCTGCAGATCGTGGGCATCACCGGCTCGTCGGGCAAGACGTCGACGAAGGATCTGCTCGGTGCGGTGCTCGCGCGGTTCGCGCCGACGATCGCCCCCTACGGCTCGCTCAACAGCGAGGTCGGGGTCCCGCTGACGGTCTGCCGCATCGACGAGGCGACGCGCTACCTCGTCGCCGAGATGGGCGCCTCGGGGGTGGGGCACATCGCGTACCTGACGAAGATCGCGCCGCCGAGCATCGGCATCGTACTCAACGTCGGACAGGCGCACATGGGCGAGTTCGGCTCCGTCGAGGCAATCGCCCGGACGAAGGGTGAGCTCGTGGAGGCGCTGCCGCAGGACGGCGTCGCGATCCTCAACGTCGACGACTCGCGGGTGCGCGCGATGGCGAGCCGCACGCAGGCAAAGGTCATCCTCGTGGGGCTCGGCGAGGACGCCGACTACCGTGCCACCGACGTGAGCATCGACGAGGACGGTCGCCCGAGCTATCACCTCACCTGCCCCCTCGGGGAGGCAGACGTGCGTCTCGCCCTCGTCGGCGAGCACCAGGTCGGCAACTCGCTCAGCGTCATCGCCGCCGCGACCAGCCTCGGACTCGCGCTCGGCGACGTCGTCGAGGCCGTCGCCGGAGCCGGGGCCGCGTCGCGCTGGCGCATGGAGGTCAGCGAGGTCGGCGGCGGCGTGACGCTCGTCAACGACGCGTACAACGCCAACCCCGACTCGATGCGTGCCGCGCTGCGAGCCCTCGCCCACATGGGTACCTCACGCCGCAGCATCGCCGCGCTCGGTGAGATGCGCGAACTGGGCGAGGCCTCGCATGACGAGCACACCGCCGTCGGGCAGCTCGCCGCCGAACTGGGCATCGACCGCCTCGTCGTCGTCGGCGCGGGCGCGCAGGCCATCGCGCAGGGGGCGCGCACGGCGGGCATGACGGCGGACGCCGTCACCACCGTCGACGACATCGACGCGGCACACGACGTGCTCGTCGAGCAGATCGCACCGGGGGATGTCGTGCTGTTCAAGTCGAGTCGTGACTCGGGTCTTCGCATGCTGGGGGATAGGTTGGTCGAAGAATCCGGTACACCCGCATTTCCTGTCACGGAGGTGACCTCATGA